In Achromobacter spanius, the following proteins share a genomic window:
- a CDS encoding HAD family hydrolase, with the protein MSDVIALIFDFDDTLASDSTSGFLESIGVDTASFWKDEVDPLLSQQDWDPVPAYLYKMIQLSQAGTNGLITQQRLKDWGARLDLHDGVPTLFQRLRAAVRAEQPQVQLEFYLISSGIGDVVRSTPIAHEFTEIWASEFVYGDDGGIAFPRRIVSFTDKTRYLFHIQKGIIGRDFRNKPFEVNRKVPEDRLRVPFDQMVFVGDGYTDIPCFSLIRRAGGFAFGVWDPKHRDKRSRAWGFIEEGRVSNLNQARYDEQAELYQWLEEAVTSLAGRIALKSRVYRG; encoded by the coding sequence CGTCCGGTTTCCTGGAAAGCATCGGCGTGGATACGGCCTCGTTCTGGAAGGACGAGGTAGACCCGCTGCTGTCCCAGCAGGATTGGGACCCCGTTCCCGCCTATCTGTACAAGATGATCCAACTGTCGCAGGCGGGCACGAATGGCCTGATCACGCAGCAGCGCCTGAAAGATTGGGGCGCGCGCCTGGATTTGCACGACGGCGTGCCGACGCTGTTCCAGCGGCTGCGCGCCGCCGTGCGAGCCGAACAGCCGCAAGTGCAGCTTGAGTTCTACCTGATATCCAGCGGCATCGGCGATGTGGTGCGGTCCACGCCCATTGCGCACGAGTTCACCGAAATCTGGGCCTCGGAATTCGTTTATGGCGACGACGGCGGCATTGCGTTTCCGCGCCGCATCGTCAGCTTTACCGACAAAACCCGCTATCTGTTCCACATCCAGAAAGGCATCATCGGGCGCGACTTCCGCAACAAGCCCTTCGAGGTCAACCGCAAGGTGCCCGAAGACCGCTTGCGCGTGCCGTTCGACCAGATGGTGTTCGTGGGCGACGGCTACACCGACATCCCGTGTTTTTCGTTGATCCGCCGCGCCGGCGGCTTCGCCTTTGGCGTCTGGGACCCCAAGCACCGCGACAAGCGCAGCCGCGCCTGGGGCTTCATCGAAGAAGGGCGCGTGTCGAACCTGAACCAGGCGCGTTACGACGAACAGGCCGAGCTGTACCAATGGCTGGAAGAGGCCGTGACCAGCCTGGCCGGCCGTATCGCCCTGAAATCCCGGGTGTACCGTGGTTGA